GGCCACACCTACGAGAAAGACGGCGCCCTCTGGCTCCGCACCACCGACTTCGGCGACGACAAAGATCGCGTCATGCGCAAACGCGATGGCTCCTACACCTACTTCGTCCCCGACGTCGCCTACCACGTCACCAAATGGCGCCGCGGCTTCGCCCGCGCCATCAACGTCCAGGGCTCCGACCACCACAGCACCGTGGTCCGCGTACGCGCGGGTCTCCAGGCGCTCAACATGGGGATTCCTAACGGATACCCCGACTACGTGCTGCACCAGATGGTCACGGTGATGAAGGGCGGGGAAGAAGTGAAAATCTCCAAGCGCGCGGGCAGCTACGTCACCGTCCGCGACCTGGTGGACGAAGTGGGCCGCGATGCGGTCCGCTACTTCTTCCTCATGCGCAAAGGCGACTCGCAACTCATCTTCGACGTCGACCTGGCCCGCACCCAGAGTGAAGAAAACCCGGTCTACTACATCCAGATGGCGCACGCGCGCATGTCGGGCATCTTTCGCGTGGG
The DNA window shown above is from Gemmatimonadaceae bacterium and carries:
- a CDS encoding arginine--tRNA ligase, which gives rise to GHTYEKDGALWLRTTDFGDDKDRVMRKRDGSYTYFVPDVAYHVTKWRRGFARAINVQGSDHHSTVVRVRAGLQALNMGIPNGYPDYVLHQMVTVMKGGEEVKISKRAGSYVTVRDLVDEVGRDAVRYFFLMRKGDSQLIFDVDLARTQSEENPVYYIQMAHARMSGIFRVGEINPASVTGEGVDYSILAEPEEQELIKSLLDFPAVVAGAAQALEPHRVAGYLHETARLAHLWYHKHHVLNEPAEITAARLVLARATQIVLRNALMLLGISAPDRM